From Rhododendron vialii isolate Sample 1 chromosome 10a, ASM3025357v1, the proteins below share one genomic window:
- the LOC131303680 gene encoding chaperone protein dnaJ 11, chloroplastic-like, whose protein sequence is MLSPSLSSPFPRSSSPHVRISVDRSPHSPPSIGFRPPRAAAAASCASPCSSLYEVLGISMGASCQEIKTAYRNLARTCHPDVASAVDREGPSAADEFMKVHAAYSTLSDPGKRADYDRTLFRQYRTVGAYSGISASPTTVMSRFSGYYTPRNWETDQCW, encoded by the coding sequence ATgctctccccttctctctcctctccattTCCCCGATCCTCATCACCTCATGTTAGAATCTCCGTCGACCGCTCCCCTCACTCGCCGCCCTCCATCGGCTTCCGACCACCACGCGCCGCCGCTGCGGCTTCTTGCGCCTCTCCGTGCTCATCGCTGTATGAGGTTCTCGGAATTTCGATGGGGGCCTCCTGCCAGGAGATCAAGACGGCTTACCGGAATCTCGCCAGGACTTGCCACCCCGACGTGGCCTCCGCCGTCGACCGGGAAGGCCCGTCGGCGGCCGACGAGTTCATGAAGGTTCACGCTGCCTACTCTACCCTGTCCGATCCCGGAAAGCGGGCCGATTACGACCGGACTCTTTTCCGGCAGTACCGTACTGTTGGTGCTTATTCCGGTATCTCGGCTTCTCCAACAACGGTGATGTCGAGGTTTTCAGGTTACTATACTCCTCGGAATTGGGAGACGGATCAGTGTTGGTAA